From one Trachemys scripta elegans isolate TJP31775 chromosome 14, CAS_Tse_1.0, whole genome shotgun sequence genomic stretch:
- the LOC117887613 gene encoding spartin-like: MEQEQDPAILEDANVKAIKEEIKKAFMFVSKGLNTDELGQKEEARNYYKQGLDHLLRGVNIPSQGPECTGSQWDSARQMQRKMQETLQNVRTQLNILEQNTPAMQTNAITMNVPLEVPKLYPMIPTNEKPARLPVPNSLIPPSGPPAANENVATTSKGQPPAMSPSSPKALSLPHEAPPVYTPQATDGQYTVSYGTDSGEFSSFGEDYYTKRSQPAPLESLGVDADELILIPQGVQIFSNCHHLSKVNGGAESILRRPTVHYLLQREGFSGSSPVLPPKGFLRT, from the coding sequence atggAACAAGAACAGGATCCTGCTATTCTAGAAGATGCAAACGTTAAAGCTATTAAAGAAGAGATCAAGAAAGCCTTTATGTTTGTCAGTAAAGGGCTGAATACTGATGAACTGGGTCAAAAGGAAGAAGCAAGGAACTACTACAAGCAAGGACTTGACCACTTGCTTAGAGGAGTTAACATTCCATCACAAGGTCCTGAATGTACAGGATCCCAATGGGACTCTGCCAGACAAATGCAGCGAAAGATGCAAGAGACTTTACAAAATGTTAGAACTCAACTGAATATTCTAGAACAAAATACTCCTGCTATGCAAACTAATGCCATCACAATGAATGTGCCCCTAGAGGTGCCCAAGTTATACCCAATGATTCCCACTAATGAAAAGCCAGCAAGGCTCCCTGTACCTAATTCTCTGATTCCACCATCTGGGCCTCCTGCAGCAAATGAAAACGTTGCAACTACAAGCAAAGGGCAACCTCCAGCTATGAGTCCTTCATctccaaaagctctctctctacCACATGAAGCTCCTCCTGTGTATACTCCTCAAGCTACTGATGGGCAATATACTGTATCTTATGGCACAGACTCTGGGGAGTTTTCATCATTTGGAGAGGACTACTACACAAAACGTTCTCAGCCAGCTCCCCTTGAAAGTCTAGGAGTAGATGCAGATGAATTGATCCTGATTCCCCAAGGAGTACAGATATTCTCTAATTGCCATCATCTCAGCAAGGTgaatgggggagctgagagcattCTTCGCAGACCCACCGTACACTACCTTTTACAAAGAGAAGGTTTTTCTGGTTCCTCACCTGTACTTCCTCCCAAAGGTTTCCTCAGAACATAA